Sequence from the Armatimonadota bacterium genome:
CGCAATCTTGCGCAAGGCGGGAAAGCTTACCGCCGAAGAATGGGAGACTATGCGCCGTCACCCGATCGTTAGTGAAGAGATTTGCCGGCCGCTGGGTCTATCACAGGACGTGCTTTTCCTGATTAAGCACCATCATGAACGCCTCGACGGCAAAGGTTACCCAAGCGGGATCAGCGCGCAGGAGCAACCTCTGCTTCAGCGAATTCTTGTTGTTGCCGATTCGTTCGATGCTATGCGTTCGCGGCGGCCCTACAGAGAAAGAATGCCTCAGGAAGAACTTATGGGCGAGCTTAACCGCAGCGCCGGCAGAACGCTTGACCCGACCGTAGTCGATGCGCTGCGGCACATGATAGAGAGAGGCGATCTCGACCCGGTATACGAAGAGCACGACAGAATGATTGACGGCACGATGTCCTTAATGAAAGCAAAGAAACAAAAAGCGGCATAAGCTGATAGCAAAAAATAGCAGCCTTTGAGAAAAGGCTGCTAAAGGGAGAGAAAGGAGAGAAATAACGCTCTCAATTACATAGACGCAGCAGGCTTGCATAATGTTTTCAAAAATCGAAAATATTTTTACCCACAGTCTACCGTCTTCTCTCCTTTGAACTGACCAGTCTCGAAAACAGCCCCAAGGCAAGAAATGTTGGCGCCCAATGTCCGACAAATATTGCGTCCTCTTTTCTCCTGGCAGTGAAAAGCCCCAGTGAGAGAAGTATCGATCCCAGGCTCAACCCGAAGAAAATTCTGGGCGAGACTCTCTCCGGCACAGACATAGCGGAATCGACCACTCGCCGCTGATCCATTATCTTCTCCGCCGCCTTGTGCGCTTTTTGCCTTGCTCTGTGCGCAGTTTCATTGACTCTTTCCTTCACGGAAGCTGCCGCGTATGCCATATGCGACCTCCAAAGTCTATTTACGATGTGTATCTTTACCCGCTTCAAAGCGCACAAAAACGAGAGTTTCATGACTGTGACCTGCGGGCATTATGGGGTATGCTCACAAACATGGTGATATCAGAACGCATGTTGACCATATTTATGACGCTTCAAGCGTCATTGGCTGTGGTCGGAAACCATCCATTAAGGCAATGTTGCTTCGTCGTAAAATAGTAAGCCTTTACTTTTGCATTGCTGCTCTATTTGCATCTATAGGCGCAGCATTGTCATCACCGACCGGACTAAACCTCATCCCGACTGCCGATACCCTGCCATACGGCGAAACCAGCCTGGGATTTTCAACCACCGCCACACGCCCGCGCATGGACGGCGCTACCAAGGAGAGTCTGTTTGAGACCGAGTTTGGGATAGGTGAACACTTCGAGTTTGGAGTGGACCGGGCAGTGGGAGCCAATGCTGCGACCTTGGTAAACGGCAAATACCGCCTTTATGATGAATCGCGCCTGACTCCGGCAGTGGCAGTCGGTATGCAAAACATTGCTACGAATACCGGCAGCATGCCGTTTATAGCTGCCTGTAAAACGCTCAGTGTCGCCCGGGTCCACTTCGGCACGATCAAAACGGGGGGCACGTTTCGCGCAATGCTGGGAATAGAAAAATATCTCAGCAGACTAGTCACCATCCAGAGTGACTATATGTCCGGAGCAGGCAACTGGACAACTATTGGCATGGTAATAGGCGTTCCCAGCGGTTGGAACCTTAATGCTGCATGGCTTATCGGCAACTCCGACTCCAGCGGCAACGGTTATACTATCGATTTGGAATGGGGCGGCCAGTTGTGGTAGTTGTTCCCTACGTTTTCCCCAAACCCATCTTGCCGGCCATAAGCAGAAGCTTTACATAATCGATTTTGCCGGTGACTTTTGCTACCTCGACGCGCTTTACCGATTTGTCATCCACCATAACCGTGCGCGTTCTGAAGCCGTAAATACCCTCTATATCCTTCTGCGTATAAACAGCAACCGTACCCGTGTTTGGAGCGTTCTGCCAAAAAACTCTGGTCCACTCGCCGCCCGGTATGTTCTTTGTATAGAACCCGATGATATCCTTTTGGGTAACTTTAGAGTCTGCAATATCGAGCTGAACGAACTCTATCTGCTTGACATCTTTGATTATATCGGCGACGTCGTTCATGTCGATCTTGTCCAGCACAGAGCTAAACTTACCTGATAGCATCGGCAGCATTGCCTTGGCCATTGGAAGAATATCCTCGTTGCTCATGTTGACTTCCATGGCCGTCTCTGACCCCGGATAGATAGGCAGGTCCATTGGCTGTTTCTCACCCTGAGCAAAGCAGGATGTGCCGGTGAGGGCTGCTAATATGACGAGAGCGGTCTTGAGTTTCATATCGTTCCTCTTAATTAAGATGGCTATTTCTAACTATTACAGTAGTATCTTATCAGGTGGTATTGCCTTTTCGCAAGGATTGACTTCTTCAAACACTGTGATACACTGTTGCCTATGAGCTACTTCATTGAACAAATGGATTACGATAAACACAACGAAGAAGTTGCGCGCGTCTGGCAGGCATTCAATGCAAAAAAGCCGGTAAGAGTGCCGGTCATCCTTGGAATCAACTCAAGAATATATCTGCTGAATCCTGATTTGAATAAGGAGGGGATTACTTTTCAGCAGTATTCCGAAGACCCTGATCTTATGGCGAGAGTGCAGATGCTCAGTCAAGACTACATCCGCCATAATATGATTCAGGATGCAGAGATGGGCATGCCGAAAGATGGATGGAATATATACGTCGATCTGCAAAATGTTTATGAAGCGGCGTGGTTTGGCGCAAAGGTCGAGTATCGGCCCGGACAGGTCCCCGACACAAGCCCGATTCTTGGCGGCTCTAACAAGCGAATGCTCTTTGACCGGGGCTTTCCCGACCCGTTCACATCAGGCATTATGGCAAAGAACTGGGATTTCTATGAGCGTATGAAGGCCAACCGAAGCAAATATATCTTTAAGGGTCTTCCCGTAATAAACGTGGGCTTTGGTGCGGGAGCCTATACCGACGGGCCTATGACTGTCGCCGCATCGCTGCGCGGAGCTACCGAGCTTTGCATGGATATCTATGAGGACCCTGATTATTTCCATGAACTGCTTGCATTTATCACTCAGGCTACCATCAAGCGGATCAAAGCGTTCAGAAAAGCGCTTGGGCTGGAGATGAAACCGCAATCATGGGGGTTTGCGGACGACAGTATAGAACTGCTCTCCGTTGACATTTATAAAGAATTTGTGCTGCCGTATCACAAAATGCTTCTTAATGAACTCGCCGGTAAGGGCCCTCATGCAATGCACCTTTGCGGTGACGCCGGACGCCTGATGCCGATAATCAGGAATGAGCTGAATGTGCAGCTGTGGGATGCGGGGTTCCCGGTCGATTACGCAAAGGCGCGCGAACTGCTTGGTCCGGATTTTCAGATTCAGACCGGACCCACAGTCGCCACATTGCTGCAGGGCACCCCGGAAGAGGTCGATGAGGAATCCAGGCGAATCCTGGAGTCGGGCATTATGCGCGGCGGGCGGTTTGTGCTGCGCGAAGCCAATAATCTAAGCCCATGCACCCCGGCGGAAAATGTGAAGGCGATGTATGAGGCAGCCAAAAAATATGGAACATTCGAGTGACGATCACTGCGTATCAATAACTGAAACCGCATCCGAGTTTCCGCGTCTACTATTATTGAAAGGATAGGCAGGGTTGTGACCGATTATGATTTCTCGGCAAGCAACGAAGAGCTCCTGGAAATGTGCAAGCAACAGGATCAGGATGCGCTGCGTCTGCTTTTGCGCAGGCATGAGCGTCCCATCTATAACCTGCTCTATCGTATGCTTTCAAGCCATGAGGATGCAGAGGAGGCTCTTGCAGAAGTCTTTGTAAAGGTGTGGCGGGCTGCTGCCGGATTTAAGGGTGACTCGAAGTTTACCACTTGGCTTTATAAAATAGCGTCGAACACGGCCAGAGACTTCCTGCGTTCGCGGCAGGTGCGCCGGGAAGTCTCAGTAGAAGATGTTATAATCGACGAAACTCTGGTCGGCACACAAATGCAGTCCGCCGCTGCAGACCCTGAAAAGTCTGCAATAGAAGCTGAAGACAAGGAAAGAATAGTAAGAGCAATGGCTCTGCTTTCCGAAGAGGACCGGCTCCTGGTAACACTTTACCATTTGCAGGGGTGCGATTATGACGAGATATCGAGGATCACCGATATTTCGCCGAGTAATCTGAAAGTCAAGCTATTTAGAGCACGTCAGAGGCTGAAGAAGCTGTGTTTGAGCGAGGAAGCGCAAGGCGAGAACAATGAAATGCGAACAGATACAACCCAATCTTCTGGACTACGCACAAGGCAAACTGAGTCAGCCTGAAGGCGAGCAAATCCGGGAGCATATCAGCGAATGCGCCGAGTGTGCGGCTCTGATGAAAGATGAAGTCGCATT
This genomic interval carries:
- a CDS encoding uroporphyrinogen decarboxylase family protein, translating into MSYFIEQMDYDKHNEEVARVWQAFNAKKPVRVPVILGINSRIYLLNPDLNKEGITFQQYSEDPDLMARVQMLSQDYIRHNMIQDAEMGMPKDGWNIYVDLQNVYEAAWFGAKVEYRPGQVPDTSPILGGSNKRMLFDRGFPDPFTSGIMAKNWDFYERMKANRSKYIFKGLPVINVGFGAGAYTDGPMTVAASLRGATELCMDIYEDPDYFHELLAFITQATIKRIKAFRKALGLEMKPQSWGFADDSIELLSVDIYKEFVLPYHKMLLNELAGKGPHAMHLCGDAGRLMPIIRNELNVQLWDAGFPVDYAKARELLGPDFQIQTGPTVATLLQGTPEEVDEESRRILESGIMRGGRFVLREANNLSPCTPAENVKAMYEAAKKYGTFE
- a CDS encoding sigma-70 family RNA polymerase sigma factor — protein: MCKQQDQDALRLLLRRHERPIYNLLYRMLSSHEDAEEALAEVFVKVWRAAAGFKGDSKFTTWLYKIASNTARDFLRSRQVRREVSVEDVIIDETLVGTQMQSAAADPEKSAIEAEDKERIVRAMALLSEEDRLLVTLYHLQGCDYDEISRITDISPSNLKVKLFRARQRLKKLCLSEEAQGENNEMRTDTTQSSGLRTRQTESA